In the genome of Coturnix japonica isolate 7356 chromosome Z, Coturnix japonica 2.1, whole genome shotgun sequence, one region contains:
- the LOC107306635 gene encoding translation initiation factor IF-2-like isoform X1 — MRPAAIRSGPWLKRTRPGRCAPTSTVRPSARTTQVLALKAGKGPEEETQPAASAQEGTEDADRISTSCSLAAEQAAEQEAEQEAEQAAEQAAEQEAEQASEQAADDGAKGAGTSQAMLDAKSSKERARSTRKGGSFLPCCLSSSTSSAVLTDQQEEKKDIAERDTVAVAGKEPVSTSLPGAESLPPASPVPGNLQRKVDSLEIGDTVSHSSISGEGREPLPTCGTSLDVPAHLLKPAHATHKYYNLTSIRRPVATRKTSRSMAARTQQH; from the exons ATGCGTCCAGCAGCCATAAGATCAGGACCCTGGCTGAAGCGAACACGGCCTGGGCGATGTGCACCCACCAGCACTGTGAGACCATCAGCACGAACAACCCAGGTGCTGGCCCTCAAGGCTGGGAAAGGTCCCGAGGAAGAGACACAACCTGCTGCCAGTGCTCAGGAGGGCACCGAAGATGCTGACAGGATTTCTACATCATGCTccctggcagcagagcaggcagcagagcaggaagcagagcaggaagcagagcaggcagcagagcaggcagcagagcaggaagcagagcaggcatcagagcaggcagcagatgATGGTGCCAAAGGTGCTGGCACTTCTCAGGCCATGCTGGATGCcaagagcagcaaagagaggGCCCGCTCCACCAGGAAAGGGGGCagcttcctgccctgctgtctTTCCTCTTCTACCTCCAGTGCTGTTCTGACAgatcagcaggaagaaaagaaagacatcGCTGAGAGAGACACTGTGGCAGTGGCAGGCAAGGAGCCTGTGAGCACATCATTGCCTGGGGCAGAGTCCCTGCCTCCAGCATCTCCAGTGCCTGGAAACCTTCAGCGCAAG GTGGACAGCCTGGAGATCGGGGACACAGTcagccacagcagcatctcaggggaggggagagagcCTCTGCCAACTTGTGGAACATCCCTGGATGTCCCTGCACACCTTCTCAAGCCTGCACATGCCACACACAAGTACTACAACTTAACATCCATAAGGCGTCCCGTAGCCACCAGAAAAACCAGCAGGTCCATGGCAGCGCGCACCCAACAGCATTAA
- the LOC107306635 gene encoding translation initiation factor IF-2-like isoform X2 → MRPAAIRSGPWLKRTRPGRCAPTSTVRPSARTTQVLALKAGKGPEEETQPAASAQEGTEDADRISTSCSLAAEQAAEQEAEQEAEQAAEQAAEQEAEQASEQAADDGAKGAGTSQAMLDAKSSKERARSTRKGGSFLPCCLSSSTSSAVLTDQQEEKKDIAERDTVAVAGKEPVSTSLPGAESLPPASPVPGNLQRKVRRHRWWAAGVKWTAWRSGTQSATAASQGRGESLCQLVEHPWMSLHTFSSLHMPHTSTTT, encoded by the exons ATGCGTCCAGCAGCCATAAGATCAGGACCCTGGCTGAAGCGAACACGGCCTGGGCGATGTGCACCCACCAGCACTGTGAGACCATCAGCACGAACAACCCAGGTGCTGGCCCTCAAGGCTGGGAAAGGTCCCGAGGAAGAGACACAACCTGCTGCCAGTGCTCAGGAGGGCACCGAAGATGCTGACAGGATTTCTACATCATGCTccctggcagcagagcaggcagcagagcaggaagcagagcaggaagcagagcaggcagcagagcaggcagcagagcaggaagcagagcaggcatcagagcaggcagcagatgATGGTGCCAAAGGTGCTGGCACTTCTCAGGCCATGCTGGATGCcaagagcagcaaagagaggGCCCGCTCCACCAGGAAAGGGGGCagcttcctgccctgctgtctTTCCTCTTCTACCTCCAGTGCTGTTCTGACAgatcagcaggaagaaaagaaagacatcGCTGAGAGAGACACTGTGGCAGTGGCAGGCAAGGAGCCTGTGAGCACATCATTGCCTGGGGCAGAGTCCCTGCCTCCAGCATCTCCAGTGCCTGGAAACCTTCAGCGCAAGGTGAGAAGACACAGGTGGTGGGCAGCAGGCGTGAA GTGGACAGCCTGGAGATCGGGGACACAGTcagccacagcagcatctcaggggaggggagagagcCTCTGCCAACTTGTGGAACATCCCTGGATGTCCCTGCACACCTTCTCAAGCCTGCACATGCCACACACAAGTACTACAACTTAA